The genomic window TTCAAGCCCCCATTAATTGTATTCCTGCGGGATATATATCGGTTCTCGCTGTAGTGAGGTACAAGAACCCCACCCCCAACCCCCTCCCCGCCAGCGAGGAGGGGGCTATGATATACCTCATGTGATTAGGAAACGCTATAGTCAGATTTAGTCTGGCTTTCCAGCTTTGCATCTGTTGATTGATTTTAGATAATAGATATTACCCATTTCTATAATCTTGTTAATTCAATAAGCATGATATTTGTAAAATAATATTAATTGAATTTATTATTAATTACGAATTACGAATTACGAATTACGTTAGCGGAGCGGGGCGTTAGCCCATTACGAATTAACTTAGGAGGGTGAGTTGATGTTAACAAATAGCCATACGAAGCTGACTGCAATGCAAACAGTCAAAAAGCGCATCAATTTTCATACGCCATCCCAACCGATATCTACTATATCTACCAAAATTGTTAGTGACACTCCAGGCAGACTCAGGTTGAGAATTGCCCATGCTCACCGTCAAGTTGACACCATGCAACACATTGCTAATACCCTAGAAGCCAAGCCTAAAATTCAACAAGTGCGGACTAATATTGATCATGGCAGTATTGTGATTAAGCATGATGGTACAGATAGCAGCTTGGAAGAGTTATTAGTAACACTACGAGATTTAGGGATAATTTTCGCAGAGATTACAGAGGGTAATACCGAAGCTGCCACGACTGTAGCAAGTACAGTTGTAGATTTGAATAAACGAGTCAAACAAGCAACTGATGGCGTTGTAGATATCCGCTTTCTTTTTCCCTTGGGACTGAGTATTTTGGCGGTAAGACAGTTAATAATTAAAGGCTTGCAGTTTGAAATTATTCCTTGGTATGTGTTGGCTTGGTATTCCTTTGATAGTTTTATTAAACTGCATAGTGTTACCGCTCAAAACTCTACTGGGGATTGACGTACTCCCCGCGATGAATCAACGGGGATTCTAGTTCATTTGTTTTCCGGCGGGATAAATCCCCACTCAGCACTCAGCACTCAGCACTCCCAACTCCCCACTCAGCACTCCCAACTCCCCACTCAGCACTCCCCACTCAGCACTCAGCACTCAGCACTCCCCACTCAGCACTCCCTAACTAAATACTCGGTGTTGCAGAGAAGGCATTTGACGGCGGACTTGTTCTAAACGTGAGGGATTAATTTCGGCGATCGCCACTCCCGGTTTATCTCCAGCATCAGCTAAAATTGTTCCCCAAGGGTCAATAATTACCGCGTGTCCGTGGGTGAGACGACGACCGTAGTTATTGCCTGTTTGGGCTGGAGCAATTACGTAGGCTGTATTTTCAATTGCTCTAGCTTGTAGTAATACTTGCCAGTGGTCTTTACCTGTAAACGCAGTAAAAGCGGCAGGTATAAAAATCACATCTACACCCTTGGTTGACAGATGGCGATAGAGTTCAGGGAAGCGGACATCATAGCAAATAGACACACCGATATTTCCCAAAGTTTCCGAGAAATAGACGGGGGGTAGTTGCTCACCGGCTACCACTGTACTAGATTCGCGGTAGGTATTACCATCAGGAACATTCACATCAAACAGATGAACTTTATTGTAATGGGCGAGTTCTTCACCACTAGGGTCAAGCAAAATCGTAGTGTTATAGACCTTACCCGTATCTCCGACAGGCACAGGAAAGCTACCGCCTAAGATCGTAATTTGGTAGCGTTGCGCCATTTTTTTGATGAAAATTTCACTTTCATGGGCGATCGCTTCTGCTTGTGCCAGTTTATCTTTTTCCTCTCCCATAAAAGAAAAATTTTCTGGCAACCCCACCAACTCTGCACCTCGGCGCACAGCCAGATCAATTAATTCTTCAGCTTGTACCAAATTCTTTTGTAAATCTGGCACACTGGTCATTTGAATAGCGGCGGCTAAATAAGACTTCATAGACTTAGCAAGCAATGTAGTTGTGTGCGATAGATAATCAAATATACCGTTAGTTCAATATCCAACAAAGGGGAAATCAATTCAAAATTCAAAATTAGGAACTTTTCTTGACTGCTGACTGCTAACTGCTGACTAAATGACGACTATTATCAAATCTTGATAAATTGGGCGTGATGGTTGATACTTCTATTCTGACTCAAACTTTTATTGCGGTGTTTGTCTTGGCGGATGCTATAGGCAATATACCAGTAGTTTTAGCTTTAACTAAGGGTATAACACCCGAAGACAGAAATAAAGTCATTGATAAGGCGATTATTGTAGCGATCGCAGTTCTGCTAATATTTGCCTTTGCTGGTCAATATATTTTGACCTATTTAGAAATTAGCATGGGGTCGTTGCGGGTAGCTGGGGGTTTATTGCTGCTGTTAATCGCCTTGCAAATGCTCAGGGGAGAATTAGATACACCGATTCATGAACAAGGACGGGATATCTCAATTACGCCTTTAGCTTTGCCTTTATTAGCAGGGCCAGGTACGCTAACAACCGTGATGTTATTTATGTCTAAATCCCAGAGTCCCCATCTGGCTGTAGTTTTGGGTATTTTGGGAGCAATGTTTGTTTCTTGGTTGATTTTGCGTTTAGCCAACCAGATTAATAGTTTGATAGGTGTTGAGGGTGCAGTGATTGTCACGCAACTATTAGGTTTTCTCTTAGCGGCTTTAGCGGTGGAGATTGGTAGCACCGGGATTAGAGAATTGTTTTTGCGGTAGCAACCGCAGTCATAGCCGTAATTTTACGGTCAAGCCATTACTACTTAACCTCTTATTTGAGATTCCTTAACCTTGAGTAATTGATTGAAGGTTTATTAAGTGTAATTGCGGAACGATTCACTTATTTAGCCTGGGAGTATTCTCTAATGAAATTAGCTCAAAGCTTAAGCATTGCTACTTTTGCTGCTATCTCTGTCGCTGCGATCGCACCTAAAGCAGCACAAGCTGCCATAGTTAATTACAATTTTACTGTTGATGCTAGTCCTGATCAGTATTTCGGCTCTTTGAAATATGATGATTCATTCTTAACTGGCTTAGGTCTGGAAACTTTAGGGGTTGAGAATGGTTTAAAAGTTGCGTTCAACTACCTAGGCACTACCTATACAGAGGCAGATGATATTGATTTCGACCTTTTCCCTATAGTTACCTTTAACGATGGCAATCTTCAAGGACTCAGCTATTTTGTTGCTGATCAGTTTATCATCGGTAGTGATGTTAATACTCCAGAGAGAGGAGGAAACATCTTCTACACAATTAGCGAATCAGTAAATACAACGCAAGTAGGTACAGTCAGCTATGCGAAAGTACCAGAACCATTTGCTGTTGGTGGAACTGCGATCGCTGCTACTCTGGGTCTGTGGATAAATCGTAAGAAGAAAGCCGCAGTAGCAGGCTAGACGATTTCATCTTATGTCCACTTGACTACTGATAAAACCCGAATAACCCCACCCCGCCACAGCTACGCTTTGTCTCCCCGTTAACGGGGAGGGGGTTGGGGGTGGGGTTTAATGTTGGCAGCTAAAAAAATAGAGACGTTGCAGTGCAACGTCTCTACATAGATTATGAATTTGAAAATTTCAAATTACAAACCACCGATAACGCCACCATCATTGCGGGTAATTACTACCGTTGCAGAACGGGGACGACCAGGCAAACCATAACCTTGACTGTAAGGCCAGTTGCTGGTTTGTGTGGGATTCGAGGTAGTTCCACTATCACCAGGGTGTTGGATATTGATGAACATCGCTTTACCGTCAGGTGTAGTGATTACACCAGTCACCTCACAATCTGTAGGGCTGGTTAAGAAGCGTCTCACCTGTTTGGTGTTGGGATCAGCACAAAACATACCGTTGCTACCGATGTTTATTAGCTCAGGAACACCATTGATTGTGCTACCAAGACCATCACCTGCTTGATCTGTCTGAATCCAAAGACGACCAAAATCATCGAACCAGAGACCATCCGGTGAACTGAAGTCATCACCTTTAGTATTGCCTTTGAGATTGTCTTCAGGTCTGGTTTTATCGCCAGCTTCAACGAAAATATCCCATTTGAAAGTTGTAGCT from Nostoc sp. UHCC 0870 includes these protein-coding regions:
- a CDS encoding HMA2 domain-containing protein; amino-acid sequence: MLTNSHTKLTAMQTVKKRINFHTPSQPISTISTKIVSDTPGRLRLRIAHAHRQVDTMQHIANTLEAKPKIQQVRTNIDHGSIVIKHDGTDSSLEELLVTLRDLGIIFAEITEGNTEAATTVASTVVDLNKRVKQATDGVVDIRFLFPLGLSILAVRQLIIKGLQFEIIPWYVLAWYSFDSFIKLHSVTAQNSTGD
- a CDS encoding carbon-nitrogen hydrolase family protein, with product MKSYLAAAIQMTSVPDLQKNLVQAEELIDLAVRRGAELVGLPENFSFMGEEKDKLAQAEAIAHESEIFIKKMAQRYQITILGGSFPVPVGDTGKVYNTTILLDPSGEELAHYNKVHLFDVNVPDGNTYRESSTVVAGEQLPPVYFSETLGNIGVSICYDVRFPELYRHLSTKGVDVIFIPAAFTAFTGKDHWQVLLQARAIENTAYVIAPAQTGNNYGRRLTHGHAVIIDPWGTILADAGDKPGVAIAEINPSRLEQVRRQMPSLQHRVFS
- a CDS encoding MarC family protein, which codes for MVDTSILTQTFIAVFVLADAIGNIPVVLALTKGITPEDRNKVIDKAIIVAIAVLLIFAFAGQYILTYLEISMGSLRVAGGLLLLLIALQMLRGELDTPIHEQGRDISITPLALPLLAGPGTLTTVMLFMSKSQSPHLAVVLGILGAMFVSWLILRLANQINSLIGVEGAVIVTQLLGFLLAALAVEIGSTGIRELFLR
- a CDS encoding PEP-CTERM sorting domain-containing protein translates to MKLAQSLSIATFAAISVAAIAPKAAQAAIVNYNFTVDASPDQYFGSLKYDDSFLTGLGLETLGVENGLKVAFNYLGTTYTEADDIDFDLFPIVTFNDGNLQGLSYFVADQFIIGSDVNTPERGGNIFYTISESVNTTQVGTVSYAKVPEPFAVGGTAIAATLGLWINRKKKAAVAG